Below is a genomic region from Paraburkholderia sp. ZP32-5.
ATCCGGTTTAGAGCAAACGTCAGACGTTCGCGTGGGATGCCTGCCTTGATAAGCGCGTGGAACTCACGCACCGCGGGTCGCAGGTCATCCAGAGAAGCGCCAGTAGGCTGCACGACGAGATTAGCCGCCCGCGCAATGTCTAGGGTCGCTTGGCTGGTTCTCGCTGGCCCGTCGAGAATCAGAATATCGAAGTGTTCTGCCACAGCCAGTGCCTGAGCTGCGGTCCTGAACGATTCCACGGACACGACCGGCTCAATGCCGGCATCCATTCGCGTGCGGTGCCAGTCGACGGACGTTCCCTGCTGCGTGTCCAGATCCGCCACTTTCGTTTTCAAGCCACCCGCTGCCGCTTCTCGAGCCAGGGCCCGCGAGAGAGTACTTTTTCCAACGCCGCCCTTCTGGCTAACGAATGCAATAACCGACGCCATACGATTCCCCGATGGTTAAGGTAGTGGCATGATA
It encodes:
- a CDS encoding ParA family protein — encoded protein: MASVIAFVSQKGGVGKSTLSRALAREAAAGGLKTKVADLDTQQGTSVDWHRTRMDAGIEPVVSVESFRTAAQALAVAEHFDILILDGPARTSQATLDIARAANLVVQPTGASLDDLRPAVREFHALIKAGIPRERLTFALNRIGTDAEEADARAYLVEAGYSVLAGCLVERPAYRKAQNGGHAVTETRYTALNTRADALIQSLIDRVTE